The following is a genomic window from Canis lupus baileyi chromosome 18, mCanLup2.hap1, whole genome shotgun sequence.
GGCAAGAAGCTGCCataattatttcttcataataatttcaattttactaaaatgtttctgaaaagaACAACAGGTAATGACAAACCCATGCTTGCATCAAGTGCTATCTATTTCCACCTTAAAGgggtttttttctgtatcttagcAAAGGtgtgaaataatatttaagataCTAGAAAAGGTGATTTTCTTAgagcaaattaaattttatccaaATAACAAATAGATTTATACCATAATTAAAACTTAACTGACCAGTTTATTAAAGCCACAAATTAGTCTAATAAAGTTTAAACCTAAACCTTAGAACCTTCATATTCATCATGATCCTTGTCTAGAACAGGAAGAGCATATTAAATACAAAGTTCTATATCATCATGACTTTTCTATATTACGGATGGTGCTGTTAATGATGTAGCAATTTGGGATAAGTGTGCACAGGGCCAAAAAAAGAGTCCTGAaagtctggatttttttaaaaattgaaattcttGTTGGAAATTTGCtacatttacttttccttttaaggaaaaatgatAGAGAAATATTTCAATTCATTGGATGTTAGTTAGCTATGTTCTGtaggtttataaaaatataaaagcaacatTTCATGAGGAGGTTAGAAAACAGGGCAGCCAGGGGAGATTGAAGTATATTTTTATCTCATCttgaattttgaattaaaaagggACAGATTAGACCACATAATGGAAGTCACAGTCCACTAATCaaatgatactaaaaaaaaattttttaatgattttcccTTTCTCATTTATTCTCCCTTTTGCTAAACACAACTAAACTCCTAAGTGATCATTTTGATAAATAAATCCCAGAATAACAAGATTTATCTGTAGCAAATATGTCCCACAGCTGGAACTCATGAAGCATGTATTGCCTGTTGTGCCAGAGAGAGTCTATTCCAACATTAGCTTCTAAATTCCACGGCAAATTAATTAATACATTGAGAGAAATGGTTGTCTAGATATATTGGAGATTTTGAGAGATGGACATTTAACAGACTGCTGTGTCTTAGATTTGAAGTCTCCCTTTAGTCAAATCAGTTGCTGAATTCTCACTTTAGAACTCTGCGGTCTTGTGTTTCCTGTAGTACttcgattattttctatatgAAAACATACTTATTCCTATGTGGCATGAAGGGAAGATGAGAATGAGTTAGCTTTTTAATTTGGCTTCTTTGGTTAACCTTTGAGACGCTTCATATCTCAATCCCCCATTCATGACTTTAAAAATGGGTTTCCTTACatatttcttatgtttattttgctGGGATTATatacagtaattattttttaaaagaaagcttacTGTCCATAAACAATACTATATAGATAAGCTAATCCCATTTGGTATAAGTAAATCAGAACCAAAGCCCTCTCCTGCTACTGTAATTTTGTCAGTTGAGTGATTACAGtagaatcagagaaagacagccacaaaaaaattatcttcttctCAATCTCCTGCTAAATAAAGACtctacacaggaaaaaaatagttataatatTTAGGAGACCTCATTCATCTCTTATGCTCATTGATTTTTGGTATTCTTGAATCACCAGCATGACAGTAAACCAAAACTGTGTGCGACGCTGTATGCCACAACTGCTTTCCAGGCTTGAGATTGAAACTCCTAAATTGTTTTGACTGAGCAACTAATAGCAATTTAGATAGTTCTGTACAAATTTAGAGACATGAGATGCAAAACCATTACTGTATTCCAGCACATTCTTCTTGTCAGAACCACTTAAATCACCATCTTACACAAGCACATATTGAAACTCAactttaagcattttatttttatgtacatttcatttgtccagaaataaaatatctaaatacaGACAGACTGTAATGTTGTATATGTATAGCTTTCAACAATACTTGAGCTGAATAAATGCTTTGTACATTAGGTTTGTCTTTTTAATGGAGGTCACAGCTACATTGATAAAATGGATTCctcatatccttttttttcttttttaaccaataACAAGCAGAGACAAGTACAAGTTAATATTAATAAGCAGCTCAAATAACACTTGGTTAAACTATGTACAATACAAACCATTCATACAAATGAAGACTAGGATATTGAATTTGTTACAATATGTGTAGTAAAGATAAGACAGACACTTATAACTTACATGGTGTCTGTCAGGCATTTCCCTTCTTATATAATGATCAGAACTTGTTTTAAGCAGCCTTAGCTGGTCTCAACTTTGCAGAAGTCCAATGACTGGTGATGAAAGCTGTAATCCAATGTCTGCCCACATGTAAATTCCAAATGTTTGCTCATCTTTACTGAAAACAGGCTCCCTCCAGAGAAAAAAGAGCCATCTTATATTACCTTGAATGTGCCTACTGTATGCTGGAAAAAAGTTACTACACTTTGTTGTGttcataaaataaagaatactgAGCTctaaagacacattttttttccattttaacaagCATATACTCCTACAGTAGTATTTACCAGTACAGCTACTCCAAGCAGTAGGAATGCATGAGTGGGGATTATTGATTAGCATGTACTCAAGACTTTAAAAGAGATTTCCATAACAGCAAGTGTTAGAAACCATTCACTGTCTAGTTAATCCTTTTGCTTGATGACAGTTTATCCTAAACCATTACGAGTCAGACAATGAAAGCCCTCTTGACAGGAATCATGACAGATGCAAGCTGAAATGTATATGAATGGGTGTTTGTGTACACCTATGAGTGAGAGCATGTCTTCAAGTGTGCCTTTAAAATCTGTGGTGATTTACAACTATACTGAGAGATGAAGCTGACTGGGCAGAAATTACATCAGATTGTTTTCCACTAGCGTATTTGCAGCCAGTTGACGAGAGCAGCAGTGTAGACACATTCCAGGCAACAGATGTGACCTTCTTCTGTGAGGTAACAGCCCTGTCATATGACCTTTAGTTCCTTAGGCTTCAGTCTCACTCACGTTCATCCTCATCCGGAAGGGAAGTAAGGTGTGTCACTGTGGTAGTTGTAGTCGGGGCACACTTTCTGTACTAGTTTATAATCTGTACtataaaaggaaatgtaaatacaGATCACCTTAAAGGGCTTGGAGCAGAGCCAGGATACATGACTTTGGGTCTGCTCCTGGTAACAGGTTTTTGAAGGATCATAGTTGCAGAGTGTGTTCTTGGTAGCCTTGTCAACCTTTTCATATTCAATGCGACAGTTAAAGGACTTGGAATCTTTGGCATCAATCACGGTTTGTTGTGCCAAGTCAAATTCCACTATTTTTGTAGGGGGCACCAAGCTGACAGATACATTCCCTTGACCAGTGGAATTATGCCTGAAATAAACACTGAATGTCCCATTGCCGTGATCTACAATTTTCCCAGTTATCAACAGGTTTAGCTTCACTGTTTTGATGTTGGAATGAAAATCACCCCATCCAAACATTTTCTTAAACTTGCCCGTCTTAACAATGGGCCTTCGCTTGGCCCTGGGCCGAGGCTCTTGAAGGTCTGTGGAGTTCCTCAGCCAGTCCCAGAGGTCTTGCTCAGAATAAGGTTCTGGGGTATCATAGCGCAGGTCTAAATCTGTATCATTTTCTTTGCCACGAAAAGTCTGTGACAGGAGTCGGCTGATAGACAAGTCTTTGCTGCTTTCTGTCCATATGTGCTTTAGTGTGGATTTGCTGCTTCCTGATTTTAGAAGTTCTGACTTTCCACCATTTGTTAAATTGGCACATGTGACCtgaaaatggaacagaaatatGGTATTTACATCTCTGTATCTGAGACCATCCAACCCACAGATCTGCACCCTTTCTCAGAGGCTTGAGATGAAATGAGGACACTTCACTTAAATTACCTTCAGCATCTGGCCAATATTTATTAAGACATGATAAAATGCCACTTCTGTTTTCATGTAAGATGGGAGAGAGGAGGCGTAGGGGGATAAAAGTCCCCAAACATGATTGAAAAACTAGATAAAAACATTGACTTTGACAAGGAAAACACTACCTAATATGAGtaaagcaaaatgaattcaaaCACAAATCAAACCAAAGTTTATTTCTGTGCACTAAAATccaacacttttaaaataaaaagcttacaGATTGTTATTTGTCTACCTCAAAATTACTATAGACTTTAAGACTGTATGATTCTCAAAATTACCTCAACCAACATCATAAAGACTTTCAGTAATTCTTGCCAGTCATATTAGAAAAGTCACTTTTGCAAAGAGATTCTAGTATACTTTAACCGGTCGAAACAAAACATGTTTATTATTACCAATTATTAGCATGGAACATATTGTATAagatatcacttttttttttaccttagggGGCTTAAAATGTGTACTAGGAAAAGAGACCTAAATGAAAACATCTAATACACAATGTCTTAGAGATAATTGTCAATCTAGAGAAGCAAACAACAACAGAGAAGTCATTTTAGATTGGATTGTGAGTCAAATTCATAAACCATCCTTCCGGGACCCTGGTCTTGTCTCTTTGGAAGATTTAGACCCCCAACTAGACCAGGGGTTCAAAGGAACCCTATATATGACTGGTGTTTGACCAAATCTGTACTGGCCAGGTTATACAAGAATTGTCCTTATCACAGCCCCGATATCTATGTTTAgtatagaagaaataaaagaaataaatgagtatCTACAATGTACTTATTAGACTAAAGTTAAAGCAGTGACCTCTGATCCTAACAATGAGGGCTCAAGGACAGTAGGGAAGACAGCCAAGAACCCCCAGGAATCTAAATAGCCAATACAAATAAACCTTTTAAGATGTGGACTGCCTATATGGTAAGTCTGCTAAAGAGAGTCCCTCACTGCCCATTAAAGTTTCACAATATACCTCCATCTCCAGTCCTGTTTCAGACATGAGCCTGATTACCACTCGGCAGCCTCATTTGGGCCTTCTAGTTCCCTTCCAAGCTCCCAAAGTAAGAGGCCATTGCTGGAAAGCTTTTTAATTCAGATCTACTAGGAATTAGAACTGCATTCTAAAGATCTCTCTATAGACTTAGGCATGAAGGCTTCTTGCTAAGGTAAAACCGTGGCCTGAGAATAGCCTTTTATTCAGTCACTTGCACTAAAAGGACTCTACCCCAATCCCTAGGGAGGAAGGGCATCAACTTTAGAGCTAGGATACCAGGAATCTATGCTAAGCTCTGCCACTGCCAAGCTATATGCTTGGTCAAGTCATTTAACATCCCTCTACCTCAGTTTCCTGCATCTGCAAAGTGAGAGTAGCAATGGTACCTCCCTTATAGGGTGGCTGACACATAGAAATGGTTCAATTAAATTTAGCTATTTTGATAAATCCCAAGCTGCTATGTGAAGACAACTAGAGATAAAAAGGTCACCAAATAGTACATGTGGAGGTCTGCTTTAAGGGTAGCTTTGCTCTTGATTACATAGCCAAATACTCAGAACCTGCATGGGATGGGTTTCCCCAGGGACATACATGCAAGAGGCTTTGATAATATAACTAGAACAAACTAGAACAAAGTCACTTAAATCTAGTAATCTTGCCTTTTCATAGATTCCCCAGAATCAATGAGCTTTCCATTGCCAGTTGACAAGCAGTCTTTATCTCTACCCAGGTCAAATTGAGACAACGTTAGTGGTATGAATCCATTCCTACCTGGGGAAAACTAACAGCTAAAGCTAGTCTCTTCCCAGTAATGCTGAATTTAAGAAACTCTGAAAGTTTAATCCCACATGAACACATTTCATCTGAGAGAAAATGGATTTATATATCTCATGACTGCACCACGAAAAAACAAGACTATGATGCTGGGTAGGCTAACACAAAAGCTCTGTCACTATTTCAAGCTGCTAGCCTGGGTCCAATT
Proteins encoded in this region:
- the NXPH1 gene encoding neurexophilin-1 → MQAACWYVLLLLQPTVYLRLTNYGPWAKSSLLPVLTWPYRKVTCANLTNGGKSELLKSGSSKSTLKHIWTESSKDLSISRLLSQTFRGKENDTDLDLRYDTPEPYSEQDLWDWLRNSTDLQEPRPRAKRRPIVKTGKFKKMFGWGDFHSNIKTVKLNLLITGKIVDHGNGTFSVYFRHNSTGQGNVSVSLVPPTKIVEFDLAQQTVIDAKDSKSFNCRIEYEKVDKATKNTLCNYDPSKTCYQEQTQSHVSWLCSKPFKVICIYISFYSTDYKLVQKVCPDYNYHSDTPYFPSG